CGCAGGATGAAGTTCACGACGCCGCCGATGGCGTCCGAACCGTAGGTGGCCGACGCACCGGTCGGCAGCACTTCGATGCGCTCGATGGCATCAGCCGGGATCGCGTTCGGATCCTTGCTGAGCAGGCGCTGGCCGTCGATCAGGATCAACGTACGGCGGGAACCCAGACCGCGCAGGTTGATGGAGGAGTTACCGCTACCGCCACCGTTGTTGGTCTGCGGGTTGACGTTGCCACCGGTCATCGCCGGCAGCTGCTGGACGAGGTCGCCGAGGGTCTGCTTGCCGGTCGCCTGGATGGCGGCGCGGTCAATGGTCACGACCGGGCTGGCCGTCTCGACGTCCACGCGGCGAATCAGCGAACCGGTCACGGTCACGGTCTCGAGCGTTTTGCTCTTAGCCTGATCCGGCGGCGGCGTGGTATTGGACTGCGCGTCCTGCGCGAAAGCTGCAGTGCCGTAGGCGCTCGCTGCGAGCATACCCAGCGACAGTGCCAGGCGCACCGACGTGCACAGTTTATTTTCCCCGAACTTCATGAGAACACCCTCCCGTTATTTATATTGACTGGGTTTGAAAGATTTCCCCGCCTCAAACCCGCGCCCTAGTGACCCAAACTTCGTAGGTGCAGACCCCCTCGGTGGGCGGCCCACAGCGCTGGGCATTTATCACGCTTTACTTACAGATAGTCAATAAAATCTATACGGCAAGAATTTGCCTTGTCGCGACAGTTATCGCATTAATTTGCGAATTTGCCTGGTCGGAATAAGAGCCCCTCTGATGCGCCCGCGTCCGCTGCGGTGCATCGACGATCGTTGCAATGCGGTGAAACCATAGTGAAAACGGCCTGATGCGGCTTTTCATGCCACACCAGGCCGCTGATTTCCGTGGAAATCAATCAGAGCTTCCGTCGTCCTCGAAACGCAGGTGCTTGACGCTGCGCCCCTTGCGCCGCACCAATTTGAGGGCTTCGATACCAATGCGTATGTGGCGTTCAACAAATTGCGCGGTCACGGTGCGGTCGCTTAATTCCGTCTTAACGCCCTCCGGAATCATCGGCTGATCGGACACCAGCAACAGCGCTCCACACGGAATTTTGTTAGCAAAGCCTGCCGCGAAGATGGTCGCGGTCTCCATGTCGATCGCCATGCAGCGGGTGCGCCGCAGGTATTCCTTGAACGTTTCGTCGTGCTCCCAGACGCGGCGGTTGGTGGTGTAAACCGTACCGGTCCAGTAGTCGTAGCCCAGGTCGCGGATCATGGTGGACACACCGCGCTGCAACTGGAAGGCCGGCAGCGCGGGCACCTCCGGCGGCAGATAGTCGTTGGACGTGCCCTCGCCGCGGATGGCCGCGATGGGCAGGACCAGGTCGCCGATGGCGTTTTTCTTCTTCAGGCCGCCGCACTTGCCCAGGAACAGGGCTGCCTTGGGGTGGATGGCGCTGAGCAGATCCATCACGGTGGCCGCGTTGGGGCTGCCCATGCCGAAATTGATGAGGGTGATGCCATCGGCGGTGGCGTTGGGCATCGGGCGGTCGCGCCCCTGCACTTCCACGCCATGCCATTCGGCAAAGAGTTCCACGTAGTGCCCGAAATTGGTCAGCAGAATGTGCTGGCCGAACTGCTCCACAGGCGTGCCGGTATAGCGCGGCAGCCAGTTGGAGACGATCTCCTGCTTGTCCTTCATTGAGACCCCATAAGGTCGGCGCAACAGGGCTTCCGTTGCGCATTACCGGCGACGCCACGCCGGCACGATGCCAGATCAGTCGGGGCATCTTAGCGTGTGACGGGCCCGGGCTCGACGGTTCGTTGTCATTTTCTTGAACCACGCCCTCCCACGATGGGTTCTCCGCCCAAGGAGTACGCCATGCTGCTGACCGGATGGATCGTCGCCCTGACCGTCTTCCTCGGTTTCGCCTTCGCGGGACGCGGCTGGCTGGCGTGGGTACTGGGGCTGGCCGTGCTGTTCCTCACCTGGAT
This genomic interval from Dyella japonica A8 contains the following:
- a CDS encoding AMP nucleosidase gives rise to the protein MKDKQEIVSNWLPRYTGTPVEQFGQHILLTNFGHYVELFAEWHGVEVQGRDRPMPNATADGITLINFGMGSPNAATVMDLLSAIHPKAALFLGKCGGLKKKNAIGDLVLPIAAIRGEGTSNDYLPPEVPALPAFQLQRGVSTMIRDLGYDYWTGTVYTTNRRVWEHDETFKEYLRRTRCMAIDMETATIFAAGFANKIPCGALLLVSDQPMIPEGVKTELSDRTVTAQFVERHIRIGIEALKLVRRKGRSVKHLRFEDDGSSD